Proteins from a genomic interval of Youhaiella tibetensis:
- a CDS encoding peptidoglycan-binding protein, whose translation MTATVLTRLPVMAGGAVASSAGRIGLWAISHFARAPLAYSSVFVLTTLSVMAANNALFNQQHRHPAPLFSGTATAQAMAPVTEDVAEVQPAVRQTATRQVQPDYISDPVSPQTTASVSQRATIADVPDGEPIGNSRVFEVQKKLAQLRLFDGKVDGYYGPMTASAIRKFEAAAGLKPQGALTEDVVNMILRAPVNDQMTMLVQGQSQEPAALPQQRLVQQMAANGNVYVAPQQPVAQQQAVPPLVFSQPAQQQVAVRSEQPVLIAQQVKPTAEDVFDEVANGAANAFDTVANTVGEWVNQPGAVRQIPAARNTQTPQPPAQLVTTRQATEQPPAQQRVTAPSVQTASLQAPASATSSTDPQLVSKVQRGLASLGFLAGSVDGVPGEATAKAIRNFEVYYNYDVTGKVTPQLVDMLVAAGAVI comes from the coding sequence ATGACGGCAACCGTGCTGACCCGCCTGCCCGTGATGGCGGGCGGAGCCGTTGCGTCCTCCGCAGGGCGCATCGGCCTGTGGGCAATATCGCATTTCGCCAGGGCACCGCTCGCCTATAGCAGCGTGTTCGTGCTCACCACCCTTTCGGTGATGGCGGCCAACAATGCGCTCTTCAACCAGCAGCATCGCCACCCGGCGCCCCTGTTCTCGGGCACCGCCACCGCCCAGGCCATGGCCCCGGTGACGGAGGATGTCGCCGAAGTGCAGCCGGCCGTGCGCCAGACCGCGACCCGGCAAGTGCAGCCCGACTACATCAGCGATCCCGTCAGCCCGCAGACGACCGCCAGCGTTTCCCAGCGCGCCACCATCGCCGACGTTCCCGATGGCGAGCCGATCGGCAACTCGCGCGTCTTCGAAGTGCAGAAGAAGCTCGCCCAGCTTCGCCTCTTCGACGGCAAGGTGGACGGCTATTACGGGCCGATGACGGCCTCGGCCATCCGCAAGTTCGAAGCCGCCGCCGGGCTCAAGCCGCAGGGCGCGCTGACCGAGGACGTGGTCAACATGATCCTGCGGGCGCCCGTCAACGACCAGATGACGATGCTGGTGCAGGGACAGTCCCAGGAGCCCGCCGCGCTGCCGCAGCAGCGGCTGGTCCAGCAGATGGCCGCCAATGGCAATGTCTACGTGGCGCCCCAGCAGCCCGTGGCCCAGCAACAGGCCGTGCCGCCGCTGGTCTTCAGCCAGCCCGCCCAGCAGCAGGTCGCGGTGCGCAGCGAGCAGCCGGTGCTGATCGCCCAGCAGGTCAAGCCGACGGCCGAGGATGTCTTCGACGAAGTCGCCAACGGCGCGGCCAACGCCTTCGATACGGTGGCCAATACGGTCGGCGAATGGGTCAACCAGCCCGGCGCCGTGCGTCAGATCCCGGCGGCGCGCAATACGCAGACGCCCCAGCCGCCCGCACAGCTCGTCACCACGCGGCAGGCGACGGAACAACCCCCGGCCCAGCAACGCGTGACCGCCCCGTCGGTGCAGACCGCTTCGCTCCAGGCGCCGGCCAGCGCCACGTCCTCCACGGACCCGCAACTGGTCTCCAAGGTGCAGCGCGGCCTCGCGAGCCTGGGCTTCCTCGCCGGCTCGGTCGATGGCGTGCCAGGCGAGGCGACCGCCAAGGCGATTCGCAATTTCGAGGTCTACTACAACTACGACGTGACGGGGAAAGTCACCCCGCAGCTCGTGGACATGCTGGTGGCAGCCGGAGCCGTGATATAG
- a CDS encoding pyridoxamine 5'-phosphate oxidase family protein produces the protein MAKQYPDIDGVQSEFISRQKIFFTATATAGSRVNISPRPTDCLRVLSPNRVVYLDLTGSGNETAAHTRVDGRMTIMFCSFEGPPKILRLYGKGRIIAQGSAEYGELLAAHYNEEPLGARQIASLDIDLVQTSCGFGVPLFDYAGERPTLARWAEAKEKDVGLDAYRREKNQFSIDGLPTGLFEEPAE, from the coding sequence ATGGCCAAGCAATATCCCGATATCGACGGCGTCCAGTCCGAGTTCATTTCGCGCCAGAAGATATTCTTTACCGCGACGGCGACCGCCGGCTCGCGCGTCAACATCTCCCCGCGCCCCACGGACTGCCTTCGCGTTCTCTCGCCCAATCGCGTCGTCTATCTCGATCTCACCGGAAGCGGCAACGAGACGGCGGCGCACACGCGCGTGGATGGCCGCATGACGATCATGTTCTGCTCGTTCGAGGGCCCGCCCAAGATTCTTCGCCTTTACGGGAAGGGTCGCATCATCGCGCAAGGCAGCGCCGAATATGGGGAGCTCCTGGCCGCGCACTACAACGAGGAACCGCTGGGCGCCCGCCAGATCGCTTCGCTCGATATCGACCTGGTGCAGACCTCGTGCGGCTTCGGCGTCCCCCTTTTCGACTACGCCGGGGAGCGCCCTACCCTGGCGCGCTGGGCCGAGGCCAAGGAAAAGGACGTCGGCCTGGATGCCTACCGGCGCGAGAAGAACCAGTTCAGCATCGATGGTCTGCCCACCGGGCTGTTCGAGGAGCCGGCCGAGTAG
- a CDS encoding DUF2147 domain-containing protein, giving the protein MPFYARRIAAAAAALALLATPTLAADIAKSPVGVWQTEQGDARFRVSLCGDGKQLCAKLTWLRQDVRSAENLRYLNKYVVQGAMPVQVNKWRGTVSYNGETLSGSVTLAGDVMSLQGCKGIFCQSMSFQRL; this is encoded by the coding sequence GTGCCATTCTATGCAAGACGGATCGCCGCGGCCGCTGCGGCACTTGCGCTGCTGGCGACTCCAACGCTGGCGGCGGACATCGCCAAATCGCCCGTGGGCGTCTGGCAGACCGAACAGGGCGACGCGCGCTTCAGGGTTTCCCTGTGCGGCGACGGCAAGCAGCTATGCGCCAAGCTGACCTGGCTGCGCCAGGACGTCCGCAGCGCCGAGAACCTGCGCTATCTTAACAAATACGTGGTGCAGGGCGCCATGCCCGTGCAGGTCAACAAGTGGCGCGGCACGGTGAGCTATAACGGGGAAACCCTTTCGGGCTCGGTGACGCTGGCCGGCGATGTGATGAGCCTGCAGGGCTGCAAGGGCATCTTCTGCCAGTCCATGTCGTTCCAGCGCCTCTGA
- a CDS encoding alpha/beta fold hydrolase, whose amino-acid sequence MPAIDKTIATPYATIRVRETAGYGLPLLMIHGAGASKEVFDKQINTALGEMYRVIAIDLPGHGESSNAVDPAGTYSFGGFAKVVSEVLDELSVNKVAVYGWSLGGHIGIELLATDPRVVGLMLTGAPPVNRGPIGLLRGFQMHRDMLLASKEHFSDEDIARFTRLCFRDSEPPAGFIENVRRTDGHARTGVFKATMKGLDSDQKRVVERSPVPIAMVDGEFEPVARLSYVGNLAYQNLWSGKVNVIGGAGHAPFWEKPDHFNVLLHRFMGDMAVCARPRSGCGSDNRRAS is encoded by the coding sequence ATGCCCGCAATAGACAAGACCATCGCCACTCCTTACGCCACCATTCGGGTCCGCGAGACCGCTGGATATGGCCTGCCGCTGCTCATGATCCACGGAGCCGGCGCCTCCAAGGAAGTGTTCGATAAACAGATCAACACCGCCCTGGGCGAGATGTACCGCGTCATCGCCATCGACCTGCCCGGGCATGGGGAATCCAGCAACGCCGTCGATCCGGCGGGCACCTATTCCTTCGGCGGCTTCGCCAAGGTGGTGAGCGAGGTGCTCGACGAACTCTCCGTCAACAAGGTCGCCGTCTATGGCTGGTCGCTGGGTGGCCATATCGGCATCGAGCTGCTGGCGACCGATCCGCGTGTGGTTGGGCTCATGCTCACCGGCGCGCCGCCGGTCAATCGCGGGCCGATCGGGCTGCTGCGCGGCTTCCAGATGCACCGCGACATGCTGCTGGCCTCCAAGGAGCACTTCAGCGACGAGGATATCGCGCGCTTCACCCGCCTTTGCTTCCGCGACAGCGAACCGCCCGCCGGGTTCATCGAGAATGTGCGCCGGACCGATGGCCATGCGCGCACCGGCGTCTTCAAGGCCACCATGAAGGGTCTCGATTCGGACCAGAAGCGCGTCGTGGAGAGATCGCCCGTTCCCATCGCCATGGTCGATGGCGAGTTCGAGCCCGTGGCCCGCCTGTCCTATGTCGGCAACCTCGCCTACCAGAACCTGTGGAGCGGCAAGGTCAACGTCATCGGCGGCGCCGGCCATGCCCCGTTCTGGGAGAAGCCGGACCACTTCAACGTGCTCCTGCACCGCTTCATGGGCGACATGGCCGTCTGCGCCCGTCCGCGCTCGGGCTGCGGAAGCGACAACCGCCGCGCCAGTTAG
- a CDS encoding KTSC domain-containing protein, with the protein MPSTAIRNFKYDPQSRTLSVWFVPTGKRYDYLAVPPQTAEAFRAAFSKGRFFNARIRDRFSYRLMPERER; encoded by the coding sequence ATGCCCTCAACCGCCATCAGGAATTTCAAGTACGATCCGCAGAGCCGCACGCTCTCGGTGTGGTTCGTGCCGACCGGCAAGCGCTACGATTATCTCGCCGTGCCGCCGCAGACGGCCGAGGCCTTCCGCGCCGCCTTCTCCAAGGGGCGCTTCTTCAATGCCCGCATCCGCGACCGGTTCAGCTATCGGCTGATGCCGGAGAGGGAGCGCTAG
- a CDS encoding DUF1491 family protein, producing the protein MSQLRTDLWCAAFIRRHNNIGQFCVVSRRGDPVAGQVFIEVDHLNGTVSLFAPASAVARTEDEGSADRLFSLRFDHVEPAKVRERLAREEDFDPDFWVLSVETRESDLGLDIAPGA; encoded by the coding sequence ATGAGCCAGCTCCGCACGGACCTATGGTGCGCCGCCTTCATCCGGCGCCACAACAATATCGGCCAGTTCTGCGTCGTGTCGCGCCGGGGTGATCCCGTCGCGGGACAGGTGTTCATCGAGGTCGATCACCTCAACGGCACCGTCTCACTGTTCGCCCCGGCCTCGGCTGTCGCCCGCACAGAGGACGAAGGGAGCGCCGACCGGCTGTTCAGCCTGCGCTTCGACCATGTCGAACCGGCGAAGGTGCGCGAGCGGCTGGCGCGCGAGGAGGACTTCGACCCCGATTTCTGGGTGCTGAGCGTGGAAACGCGCGAGAGCGACCTGGGGCTCGATATCGCCCCAGGCGCGTGA
- a CDS encoding PAS domain-containing sensor histidine kinase — MGSRVFIVAGVLALPFALYTLIGGVLVPFVAAVIALVAGMMSMALHQRGQYERSAAAQVYGMGSIGAVMALAHPLFVDFGLATALMAPIYAALMSRGALRKRSWVFVAVALIASGVTALKFVVLPAALAPGFGGIGAFVVSVLLVGFAAARLGAGFEVHDASKIKTYRHLIEHVQDAVMRFGDDGEVLFSSHSAERLFGCRRYELSRGGLGERIHVLDRPTYLTAFADANQDGKARTIEVRMRRDDPEGTARAPQFIWVEVAFSPVVENDMAGSRHEVVALYRDITSRKDGEDAMKAARQAAEDASNAKSRFLATIGHELRTPLNAIVGFSEMMSTGIGGELSPTHKEYAGLIHQSGHHLLDVVKMLLDMSKIEAGKFELQTEAFAPSALVEPSLQIVGPMASTRNITIRTDIPSVLPMLTADERACRQVVINLLSNAIKFSHDYGVVTLSMKRQGQNLNISVRDNGIGMGPESIRRLGEPFFQVHDGLARQYEGTGLGLSIVKGLVDLHEGSMHAVSEIGVGTTMTVLLPVNGPAIKLPETASVTPIRREPSVQQTPAWQDARKRRAL; from the coding sequence GTGGGCTCGCGCGTCTTCATCGTTGCGGGCGTTCTCGCGCTTCCTTTTGCGCTTTATACCCTGATCGGCGGGGTGCTGGTGCCGTTCGTGGCGGCCGTGATTGCCCTCGTCGCCGGCATGATGAGCATGGCGCTGCACCAGCGCGGCCAGTACGAGCGGTCCGCCGCCGCGCAGGTCTATGGCATGGGCTCTATCGGCGCCGTAATGGCGCTGGCCCATCCGCTCTTCGTCGATTTCGGCCTGGCGACCGCCCTCATGGCCCCGATCTATGCAGCGCTTATGTCGCGCGGCGCGTTGCGCAAGCGCAGCTGGGTTTTCGTCGCCGTGGCGCTCATCGCCTCGGGCGTCACCGCCCTCAAGTTCGTCGTGCTGCCGGCGGCGCTTGCGCCGGGATTCGGCGGCATCGGCGCCTTCGTGGTTTCGGTGCTGCTCGTCGGCTTCGCTGCGGCGCGCCTTGGCGCGGGCTTCGAAGTCCACGACGCCAGCAAGATCAAGACCTACCGCCATCTCATCGAGCACGTGCAGGACGCCGTGATGCGATTCGGCGATGACGGCGAAGTTCTCTTCTCGTCCCATTCGGCCGAGCGCCTCTTCGGCTGCCGTCGCTACGAACTCTCGCGCGGCGGCCTGGGCGAACGCATCCATGTGCTCGACCGCCCGACCTACCTCACCGCCTTCGCCGACGCCAACCAGGACGGCAAGGCGCGCACTATCGAAGTGCGCATGCGCCGGGACGACCCGGAAGGCACCGCACGCGCGCCCCAGTTCATCTGGGTGGAAGTCGCCTTCTCGCCCGTCGTCGAGAACGACATGGCCGGCTCGCGCCATGAGGTGGTGGCGCTCTATCGCGACATCACCAGCCGCAAGGATGGCGAGGACGCGATGAAGGCGGCCCGGCAGGCCGCCGAGGATGCCTCGAACGCCAAGTCGCGGTTCCTCGCCACGATCGGCCACGAACTGCGCACCCCGCTCAATGCCATCGTCGGGTTCTCCGAGATGATGTCGACCGGCATCGGCGGCGAACTGTCGCCGACCCACAAGGAATATGCCGGCCTTATCCACCAGAGCGGCCATCACCTGCTCGACGTGGTCAAGATGCTGCTCGACATGTCCAAGATCGAAGCGGGCAAGTTCGAGCTCCAGACCGAAGCCTTCGCGCCTTCGGCGCTGGTCGAGCCGAGCCTGCAGATCGTGGGGCCGATGGCCAGCACCCGCAACATCACCATCCGCACCGATATCCCCTCGGTGCTGCCCATGCTGACCGCCGACGAGCGCGCCTGCCGGCAGGTGGTGATCAACCTGCTCTCGAACGCCATCAAGTTCAGCCACGACTATGGCGTGGTGACCCTGTCCATGAAACGGCAGGGCCAGAACCTCAACATCTCGGTACGCGACAACGGCATCGGCATGGGGCCCGAATCGATCCGTCGCCTGGGCGAACCCTTCTTCCAGGTGCATGACGGGCTAGCCCGCCAATACGAGGGCACCGGGTTGGGGCTGTCGATCGTCAAGGGCCTGGTGGACCTGCACGAAGGCTCCATGCACGCGGTTTCCGAGATCGGCGTGGGGACAACGATGACGGTTTTACTCCCGGTAAACGGTCCGGCGATTAAGCTACCCGAAACGGCATCTGTCACACCTATCCGCCGCGAACCGAGCGTGCAGCAAACTCCCGCATGGCAAGACGCAAGAAAAAGAAGAGCTTTATGA
- a CDS encoding class I SAM-dependent methyltransferase, producing the protein MTVQETEGAGGYVLGHSDRELERLERQATFFGDMTREVLVRAGIEPGMRVLDLGCGVGDVSMIAADLVGADGEVVGIDISPDALAVATRRAQASGRAIAEFVHSRIDDYQGIDGFDAIVGRFIMVHLPKSGETLGRLVREARPNAIFAFAEMDLDTVSASGETPLLDQCVAWVAEVYRRAGLDPNPGAGLFATFKAAGLHPQMFGMTRIGDSQDMPGFAFLAESVRSMLPMIEKLGIASPQDIGIDTLRERLLAEAAQADTCVFYPRFVGGWGRVQ; encoded by the coding sequence ATGACTGTCCAAGAGACCGAAGGCGCCGGTGGTTATGTGCTGGGGCACTCCGATCGCGAGCTCGAACGGCTCGAACGGCAGGCCACATTCTTTGGAGACATGACCCGCGAGGTGCTGGTTCGGGCGGGGATCGAGCCGGGCATGCGCGTGCTCGACCTTGGATGCGGCGTCGGCGACGTGTCGATGATCGCGGCCGACCTCGTCGGCGCGGACGGCGAGGTGGTGGGCATCGACATTTCGCCGGATGCCCTGGCCGTCGCCACGCGGCGCGCCCAGGCCTCGGGCCGGGCCATCGCCGAATTCGTCCATAGCAGGATCGACGATTACCAGGGCATCGACGGGTTCGACGCCATCGTCGGCCGCTTCATCATGGTGCACCTGCCCAAGTCAGGGGAGACGCTGGGGCGCCTCGTGCGCGAGGCGCGGCCCAACGCCATCTTCGCCTTCGCCGAGATGGACCTGGATACAGTTTCCGCCAGCGGGGAAACGCCCTTGCTCGACCAGTGCGTGGCCTGGGTTGCAGAGGTCTATCGCCGGGCCGGGCTCGACCCCAATCCCGGCGCCGGGCTCTTTGCCACCTTCAAGGCGGCAGGGCTGCACCCGCAGATGTTCGGGATGACCCGGATCGGGGACAGCCAGGACATGCCGGGCTTCGCGTTCCTGGCCGAATCCGTGCGCAGCATGCTGCCGATGATCGAAAAGCTCGGCATCGCCAGCCCGCAGGACATCGGCATCGACACGCTGCGCGAGCGGCTGCTGGCCGAAGCAGCCCAGGCCGATACCTGCGTCTTCTATCCGCGCTTCGTGGGCGGCTGGGGACGGGTGCAGTAG
- a CDS encoding SufE family protein translates to MTQPQAFLDIAENLSFLDDWEDRYRYIIELGQALPPLAPEERSEANRVHGCVSQVWLVSSEDGENLTYRGESDAMIVRGLVAILVAIYSGRPAREIAQTDAIALFDELGLREHLTTQRSNGLVAMVNRIRSEATSRV, encoded by the coding sequence ATGACCCAGCCGCAAGCCTTCCTCGATATCGCCGAAAACCTCTCGTTCCTTGACGATTGGGAAGACCGGTATCGCTACATCATTGAACTGGGGCAGGCCCTTCCGCCACTGGCTCCCGAGGAGCGCAGCGAGGCCAACAGGGTTCATGGCTGCGTTTCCCAGGTCTGGCTGGTTTCCTCCGAGGACGGTGAGAACCTCACCTATCGCGGCGAGTCCGACGCGATGATCGTCCGTGGCCTGGTCGCCATCTTGGTCGCCATCTATTCGGGCCGCCCGGCTCGCGAGATCGCCCAGACCGATGCCATCGCGCTTTTCGATGAACTGGGCCTGCGCGAGCACCTCACCACGCAGCGGTCCAATGGCCTGGTGGCCATGGTCAATCGCATCCGCTCGGAAGCAACCTCCCGCGTCTAG
- a CDS encoding DUF6456 domain-containing protein, with translation MQPDRNTMRFVRALIGGATGRRVGEAYGLQAGEARLRAPERVVARLAADGVLEADGHTCRAGSGARTWLRRNSLEAEHFAGQHRELVKTEEGLNRNLAESPLARLARPARGESQAFLDRAQLEAGERVRRLAERARLQPRLTMSYSATHTVNAKSGAGAGEISDLAADARRQLQDIVRSLPPDCASVVLDVCGFSKGLQLVEAERGWPRRSAKLVLRIGLDQVARHLGLSAAAQGPQRVRQRGWMGEDARPSVFG, from the coding sequence ATGCAGCCTGACCGCAACACCATGCGTTTCGTGCGCGCGCTCATCGGCGGCGCCACGGGCAGGCGCGTCGGAGAGGCTTATGGTCTCCAGGCAGGCGAGGCCAGATTGCGTGCTCCCGAGCGGGTCGTAGCGCGGCTCGCGGCGGACGGCGTGCTCGAAGCGGACGGGCATACCTGCCGCGCCGGTTCGGGAGCCAGGACCTGGCTGCGCCGCAACAGCCTCGAGGCCGAACACTTCGCCGGCCAGCATCGCGAACTGGTGAAGACGGAGGAGGGGCTCAATCGCAATCTCGCCGAGAGCCCGCTGGCTCGTCTCGCGCGGCCCGCCAGGGGTGAAAGCCAGGCCTTTCTCGACAGGGCCCAGCTTGAGGCAGGCGAGCGGGTCCGGCGCCTTGCCGAACGGGCTCGGCTGCAACCGCGTCTCACCATGAGCTATTCGGCCACCCACACCGTCAACGCCAAGTCGGGGGCGGGTGCGGGAGAGATCAGCGACCTGGCGGCCGATGCCCGTCGCCAGCTTCAGGACATCGTGCGGTCGCTGCCGCCGGACTGTGCCAGCGTCGTCCTGGATGTCTGCGGCTTTTCCAAGGGCCTGCAGCTTGTCGAGGCCGAGCGCGGCTGGCCGCGACGCAGCGCCAAGCTGGTGCTGCGCATCGGACTCGACCAGGTGGCCCGCCACCTGGGATTGAGCGCCGCCGCCCAGGGGCCACAGCGCGTGCGCCAGCGCGGCTGGATGGGCGAGGACGCCCGGCCGAGTGTCTTCGGCTAG
- a CDS encoding DUF2336 domain-containing protein produces MLGFQPYETFQLLIESGGVDRTNTLLVAACDAYARREKPTSAEREQFEALVQRLFSTAAPTARAKAAATLGRSEHLSQMLEELVLENAGDDLPDYLLNAPAMSEATMLKVIAKGEAVACASLARRSDLSNVALAKLFQMNSRRVYRALATNMAIVPRGPYLSALARSAQMDYQVAWSLAARDDFDCALLAPAFFDLNESDRIKVIKAFGERRTPEAPIKKTIEQITVATDELTRALMKLFAENRRPEVTRLLHQITGLDEVRCGQIAHDVSGAALFVILRAFGATAYEGLKVLIHATSHDDDKSPVLTEFARMFDTVTPDSMAFLMSSWRGDVNLLELTKPEYRPFADGRRPAERTERNPVLNEALAALSRIGTRRAG; encoded by the coding sequence ATGCTCGGCTTCCAACCCTATGAAACTTTCCAGCTGCTGATCGAATCTGGTGGCGTTGACCGCACCAACACGCTGCTGGTGGCGGCCTGCGACGCCTATGCGCGGCGCGAAAAGCCCACCTCTGCCGAGCGTGAACAGTTCGAGGCCCTGGTGCAGCGCCTGTTCTCGACCGCTGCGCCCACCGCGCGCGCCAAGGCGGCGGCGACGCTCGGGCGCTCGGAACACCTTTCCCAGATGCTCGAGGAACTGGTTCTGGAGAATGCCGGGGACGACCTGCCCGATTACCTGCTCAACGCCCCGGCCATGTCCGAGGCGACCATGCTCAAGGTCATCGCCAAGGGCGAAGCCGTGGCCTGCGCCTCGCTGGCGCGCCGCTCCGATCTTTCCAACGTCGCCCTGGCCAAGCTCTTCCAGATGAATAGCCGGCGCGTCTATCGCGCCCTGGCCACCAACATGGCCATCGTGCCGCGCGGCCCCTATCTCTCGGCCCTCGCCCGCTCCGCGCAGATGGATTACCAGGTCGCCTGGTCGCTGGCGGCGCGCGACGATTTCGATTGCGCCCTGCTCGCCCCCGCCTTCTTCGATCTCAACGAGTCTGACCGCATCAAGGTCATCAAGGCGTTCGGCGAGCGCCGCACGCCCGAGGCGCCGATCAAGAAGACCATCGAGCAGATCACGGTCGCCACGGATGAACTCACCCGCGCGCTCATGAAGCTCTTCGCCGAGAATCGCCGGCCCGAAGTCACGCGCCTCCTCCACCAGATCACGGGCCTGGACGAAGTCCGCTGCGGCCAGATCGCCCATGACGTTTCAGGGGCGGCGCTCTTCGTGATCCTGCGCGCGTTCGGAGCCACGGCCTATGAGGGCCTTAAGGTCCTCATCCACGCCACCTCGCACGATGACGACAAATCGCCGGTGCTGACCGAGTTCGCGCGCATGTTCGATACGGTCACGCCCGATTCGATGGCGTTCCTGATGAGCTCGTGGCGCGGCGACGTGAACCTGCTCGAGCTCACCAAGCCAGAGTACAGGCCCTTTGCCGATGGCCGCCGCCCGGCCGAGCGCACCGAACGCAATCCGGTGCTCAACGAGGCCCTCGCCGCGCTCTCGCGCATCGGCACCCGTCGCGCCGGTTGA
- a CDS encoding helix-turn-helix domain-containing protein, with translation MHMRGADWSQNASVSRQGFGESMQASFVGDLAVAGILSLVARERRVPVGLLLHKSRCAADVAEARQLAMYLMHVVLQRPMTEIGAFFGRDRTTVSHACHCVEDKRDDAAFDSEVIRLEAAIDEITGSLPKWLARAGVAHAA, from the coding sequence ATGCATATGCGAGGGGCGGATTGGAGCCAGAACGCCAGCGTTTCCAGGCAAGGGTTCGGCGAATCCATGCAGGCGAGCTTTGTCGGTGACCTCGCCGTCGCAGGAATACTTTCCTTGGTGGCGCGCGAACGCCGCGTGCCGGTCGGGTTGCTGCTGCATAAGTCGCGCTGCGCTGCCGACGTCGCCGAGGCCCGGCAATTGGCCATGTACCTCATGCATGTCGTCCTGCAGCGGCCCATGACCGAGATCGGGGCCTTCTTCGGCCGCGACCGCACCACGGTGTCCCATGCCTGCCATTGCGTGGAGGACAAGCGCGACGACGCGGCGTTCGACAGCGAAGTCATCCGGCTCGAGGCAGCGATAGACGAGATCACCGGCAGCCTCCCCAAATGGCTCGCGCGCGCCGGAGTGGCCCATGCAGCCTGA